The Etheostoma spectabile isolate EspeVRDwgs_2016 chromosome 9, UIUC_Espe_1.0, whole genome shotgun sequence DNA segment cacagagaaggagaCAAAAGAAGTaagatactttttttctttccaaaaccTTTGTAGGGAGATCATACCATTTCAAAGAGAACAATGCAAACAGCCATATACTGTCTATTGAAACTTTGCAAACTTTTATATGAAAGATTCAAAGTGTGGCGTCATTTACATGCATGGAGAAAATGctcttcattttgtttctcaACTTTTCAAATGGCACAATACTTTTACCGAGGTTTGTGACAAAGATAACTCACTCTGGGCATACAGTAGAAAATCACTTTATCAGCAGGGTACAACCTCTGAGGTgtattaaataaagaaaagaccACCAGGATGGATTGAGCCAACAGCTTCACAGGAAGCCTGTGGTGCTTTTAGAGGATGAtgaacaaagacacaaaggAACCCACTGAGAAAGTCCTGCTCTGTAGGAAGTCTGCAACGCCTACTGTGGCCAGCTTTGGAAAGACGGAACGAAGTGAAACAGAGAAgaatggagacagagaggaatcCAGGGGTTGAGAACAGTGAAGACAGGAAAAGGAACAGGGAGGGTGAGGATTGATATGGTGATGGAGGTTTGAAAAAATAATGATGATTTAAATCTGTAAAAACAGAGCACTCAATTATTTTTTCAACCAAAGTAGTCAATATTTATGAGAAAAATGTTTCAAACCAACTTGCTACGTTGCCATCCAATGCATGATAGTctgctattattattttctttacagaCAATGGTCTTTACAGACTTCACCGGCTGCTGGAGATGAAGAAACCTGACTTCACTACTTTGGCACTACTGCCCCcatgtgtacatttaaagtaCTATTCCTTTCAGGCTACGGTATGGAGTATTTACTTGATTCTTAtaaactagtgcagtgccctatgaaaatgtgcctgttggATATGGgctgattgcttggcctgtagttatgctgcttgtagaattcatcaaaaccaaGTTGTGCACcaaaattacttacagaaggTCCCCAAACCACCTAATATGTACCTCCCTAGCATACCCCACTAGGTACCCTATCTGCTCGTTTTCTTGGTGTTATACTAGAAAACCTCCTGGAAACCTCACATCAGTGCCATAAGCACTAAAACTGCTAAACTTGTTGGAATACTGGGAAATACTCAGCACCTGATCAACAAAAAAGTTGCAATTATGTTGTATTATTCAATGTTGTGTCCatatatattcaattcaattcaattcaattttatttatagtatcaattcataacaagagttatctcaatatatatatatatatattgagatAACTATATATAActaactatatatatactatacagatagaccacactccagaatttacaaggacccaacagttctagtagtctcctccagagcaagcaacagtgcgacagtggcgaggaaaaacttccttttaggcagaaacctcggacagacccaggctcttggtaggcggtgtctgacgggccggttggggttagaatgaagagtggcaataacaaaaatagaaaaaattagtagtatatatatatatatatatatatatatatatatatgaactaCTGTAATGTTGCTAGGGCTAGCACCCACCCAGCTAAACTGGAATCTATGTTTCGACTTCACAAGCGAGCTTTAAGAATAGATTTTTGTGTAAATTGTAGACACCAGAATCATTGTTTGCTCAAGCAAGTATTCTTAGAGTTTATCAAGTGAATCAacttcaaattgctttatttgtttatagCTCCACAAAAAAGTTATTTCCCCAGCACTTTTgcaatatttttacttttaataatgaaTTTCACCAGTGTCCGACTTGTAGTAGTTATCTTATTAGGCCTCCCTACTCTGGTATGACTCAAACACAGTTTAGTGTATTATACAGAGGGTCAGAGATGTGGAACAGACTTCCCTCTTCACTCATTGAGGTTTCTAAAgaacagtttaaacagagaGTAAAATTGTTGCTCCTAAGTTGTCTGAATTTTccatattgtttaaaaaaagaattacataataatatgtaaaatgtttttaaattgttaaatgtaattgtttctaTGGAGATTGCCACTTATTAAGCCCCTTGAGAGTTTTTTGGCAATTGTATATCAGATGTTCTTGTGAAACATGTAatactgttttaatgtttttgttgtgaaaataaaataaatcaatcacTTTACTGACTTATCTGACAGAGAACATTGCTGATTCAGAGTgttatcacaaaatatcacaatgaaaatgtggaGTAATTGGAGTTTAGTGTCATGGACTCATGGCAGCGCCTAACCCGCCTGGCCCgttatgagagctaatcagTACGTATCTGCGTTCATCGACCACGGGACGGACCGCCACACGCTGAACGAGACGGTTGCGTATTTTCAATACTATTTGCTACCATTGTCGTGTTGTTATcacgaaagatgcttcccattaaaatacattagtttaaaattcgtgctcacaatcacaaaaacaacGTGTCCCAgtacacgaatcaatagattaaataacgtcaccatttcacgaactgccatgagactgggctatcacacgcagacagacagacgttcATGGCTCTATTTAGCCATTTCAGCTAGCAAttattagcctgtgcctgtTATCTTCTGACATATACTTTTGCTCTCCGTCTCTGTGAGATTTGAAATTAtggagatttctcttggcacagaggccagaagacttacaactttcagacaggttgctcataTCACAAGTAAGtagtcaagctcagttggaggctgcacagtatGCTCAAAACTCACCGGAAAAGGGCTTTTTAAAGCCTTCACTGGTCTTCGTTCAGAGcaacaggatctgttggtccatttctttaactgtctatgcaaATTACCACTTAatctaaaatgaaaaagaagagaaatgagattcagcctaactATCTTTTCCTGACTGATCTGTCAAGCAGCATGTTCTCCTGCtgtgtactgccccctttggtgTCTTCTGAGTAATAAACCAAGTGGATGTTTTTTTGGCACTATTTGGACTATTGGCTGGTGGCTGGTGGCTGGGCTGTGCAGATAAAAACTTAccctttttaaatgtctttaagGTAggccaacataaaaaaaaacaatctatgagaattttttttcaaatgtagaCTTTTTATAACTGGACCTCTctcaaaagcaaaacaaagaaaagaagacaactttgttttaattagtttttattgtaaCATATTATAACCTGAACCATTTGGCTGTTTGGAGCATTATTTTCTACTTGGAAAGATTGGGGCAGAAAGTCTGGTTGTGTTAGAATATTAAAGCTGCTCTATGCCACATTTAAAGGATTGACTGCCTGCAATGGGCCCTTCCTCCGACGTCACAAGCAAACATGGAGGTGACTCTGCTACATGTGTACTCGGTGGTTGAGCCTAAATGGCAGCGGCTAACTGTGCTGCACGGCGTTAATGGAGTAAACAGAGTGTGCGTCAGCTTCCGCGATGGCGCTGTCCAGTCAATGTGGATCCGGATTGCGTTGTCAGAGGTTACTGTTACTGTATGAGCATCGCTGTGTAAGCACTGCTCTCCTGTGCATACCTGGGCATAGTGCAGCACAGAGCAGCAGCAAGCCACTGACGTGAACAAGAAGGGAGAATGACTCACATGGACTCCGCGGGGAATtatttgggggaattactggaattgttgtctttgtaaattatagaatctggtcaagacctactctatctgtaaagtgtcttgagacaactcttgttatgatactataaataaaattgaattgaaaaaaatgaatgttctGATCGTCGTACAATGCACCTACATCTAAATTTGCGTAGTGGAATATATCAGTTTCAGAAGGAATCTTTTTCATGGGGTGTATTTGTAAGAATTCTGGATGACATAGTTTGTGATGGAAGGGAACAAGTCTTTGGTCACAGTCAAAACGTGGGTAAACCAAGGGTAGAAGAGCTCCAGCTGTCTCGTAGCTCCTGTTATGATGATGTTCAAGGCTGCATCTGCGGCAGGGTAGGCTGGTACACTTGTGACTCCACTAGGAGACAGAAAAATAAACTCTTAAGTGAACACAATGCCAAAAAAGTTACAGCCTAGCAATATAAAAGTATCAGTGATGGTGGTGTAGGAGTACATGAGTTTTACTACTGCCCATTCCTTTTTGCATGTGTCAATAGAGGTTTTTATTACCCGAAATAATGGAGttttacttttgtgttttgttttgtttttactttttttctgatgttttatgttCAGAAATAAATTATTAAGTTAAATTATACATAAAAAGTGATCACTCTGACTAACCTGACTTTCTCCATAGCTGATTCAGTATCAATGAGCCCCAGTGTACATATAGAGATGGACACATTGCTCTTCTTCATGGCCAGCTCATGGTGAAGGGCCCCGAAAAAACCATTCAAGGCAAATTTTGTTGAGGTATACGGTGCCACGAAGGGACTGGGCATTTTACCTGTGAAGCATCAATAACAATGAGTCATGTTTTCCAGTACACTTCTGTCAAATAAGAATGTACTCACAGATTGGATCTTTACTAGTGCACGTGTACAAAGTTGGATGTGGAAATAATCAACATTTCAAAATTTCCTAAATGTTTGCAAGTTAGGACAACATTTCCTACTTCCTACTGACTATTGTTTTTGACGTTTCCTAGAtgatgaaacaaataaaacacaatagcGCATCAGGGAAAAAacagaatgtaaaacatttccAAGACATTTAGTACATTTCTAATCATTTTCCAAATAATGTCACTACAATGTCCATTTAGTAGCTGTTGTTGGTGATCATGACCTTCAGCACTGTTCAATCGATAATAGAAAGTGTTCAGTTGATCTTTTCGGAGCACTGTGTGAGTCATAAAAAACTCTGCCCCTAAAAGAAGAGTGGGTTTGAACATCTACAGTCTTGTGACTGCTAGTCAAGATCATGTGATGAGATCAAAAGCACCACAACAGCTTAGTGAATGTTGAGGTGTGAAGTGCTGGTCAAGAATGAACTTTGAAAGTCAACATGTTTTCAAAATGgtgtatgtttttgtcttttcagttttCTTCTTGCCGAAGGGCAAGCACTTTGTTAAGAAAAAGTTCTATACAACGGAAGTTTATAACATATTTCTATTAatctaataaaaacaaaaatcttaaaatgaattgaaaaacGATATATTATTTGGAATTAATGGGTGAAAAAAATGTGCAAGTAATGATGTATGTAAAGGTTCATGTTTCATACCGTTTGCTTTCATCAACAAGTATAAAAATGATGTGGCAAACTTACCTAAAAGCGATGAAACAACCACCAGTGATCCTTTACTTTGTTCAAGGGAGGCCAAAGCTTTCCAAGCCATCTGAATGTAGCTGAAGAAATTGACCTTTGGAAAACACGGAGATCAGTGCATTCCCCTCATTAACTctcttattatttactatttactcatcattcccattctcacatctcacttattatttattcatcattctcattctctattccggaactgttcatactgttcatattataatataataacataatactatttatcccattattctttgcactatgctccacatttaaatattttttattgaactcttcattgctcTCATGCCTCTatcttgtttctgtttagagtgtgtatatattgtgtatatcttagtgtgtatatttttgttttggttgtttttgtatgtgtaagtacATTGTGAGCAataatgctccaaagaaaaatgagtgtcctcatacctggcaaataaagctgattctgattctgattctgattctgattttacGTGCTGATTGACTATCAAAATCCCTCATTACCTTCATCAGCCACTTGGTGTGCTCTACATCTCCCTCCCACATGCTGAAGGGGGTCGGTCCAATGTGATTCAGAACTAAGTAATCCAACCCTCCGAGTTTTTCCAGAGCAAAATCTACGACTTTGTCAGGATCTGACTCATTGGCCATGTCTGCTGCTATGTAGAGAGCCTTCTGGGCTCCCAAACCCAGGCACTTTTCTGCCACCTGTAAGCAAGATTGGAAATAATAGATCAAACGCAGTTGCAGAAATGAGTATAGAAAACAATTGTGGCTTAATGCAGGCACTCAACTAACTGAAAAAGTGTGTTAGTAAAGCAATAGCGCGGAacaattttatataaatgaacatccggttaattcaagccattgccaaatgataCAAAGCCATATAAgcctccacacaactctctctgtatttcttagCAGAGCTATTCCAATAGGTTGTAGTCTGGCAACATTCACGCATTCAAGTGTTTTACGTTACCGCTGAGAAAGGACAACAGCAGGGCTCAGCTTTAGAGACATAAACATTACAAGACATTGACCTATTCTGAAGTCCATCAtggtttttttaatccttcatGTCCTCCTTGATTTGACTGGGTAAGCACTACCAGCAGCTGCGGGGGTGGTGTGCAATCACAGAAGGCTGTATTGTGTGGATGCCccaacagtgtttttgtcataaCTTAGAATTCTACATGGGGGCGACAGAGACTATACACATACTACAGCTTTAacccaggggtcttcaatgttttttaagccaagggcccccaaacacagagagactgaTCAGGGACACCCAAGTACATATATTCTATGAAATAAAGATGCATTTTAAACTGtgcctacaataacgtgtggGCGGCCtaaaaccaaaaatattgtTGGCataattttataaatcatgtttttatgttaaacaaACATGTACAATATAATACCTTAGGTCTGACTGTATcagtggatggctaccttagtgactatcttacctataggccagtaagcctatcattaATAGGCTGATTTATGTTTGCTATTAATATGTTGGCTTCATGTtaaacgtttttgaaaaaacttaaaattaatGATAATTTGGTGGCCCGGCTGCAGTAATTCTGAAGACTAGgtgtcccggaccccctgttgaagatctctgattTAACCTATTGCCAGACACAGTGGTTTATGTCTTAGCCCACTTAATTCAACCAATATACTGTTCGTGATGTGCTAGACACAGAACAGAATTATGAGCATCTGTTGgtttatacatttgtttttttatgttgttaagTTCACTGACCTGCTGTAACACTTTCTCCCTCCTTGCTGTGATTACTATCTGGGCACCGAAGCGGGCGTAGTGATATGCTATTTGTTCACCGATACCCGTACTAGCCCCAGTCACCAACACCCTGGCACCTCTGAGAGATTCTGTAGGACacatgaaacacacaaaaacaaagatattcTCATATGTATGTGAACACAGTTGTGTTGATGGAAATGAATACACACTTAAAATTTGAGTGTCACTGATACACTTTGGACATTTTGATGACAATACTTGTATTTTACCTCAACAGGTATTTGTGCCAACTGGTATCTGATTTATTATGCTCATATCATGCtggttttcaggttcataattgtatttagggGTTACACCTCAATAGGTTTATGTAGTTTTTTATagtgttttcaaaaaacactatatttttgttgtactgaaattgttgcagctcctcttttcaccctatgTGTTGAGCTTTCTGTTCACTCTACAGAGTGAGGcctctcacttctgttccatctttgttcggagttgcacatgcgcagtatgCACTGCTAGCTAGTAATTAAATGTAAAgacgtgccacgctagcagctaggcgagcattataacgtgttacaaagtgatgctcgttggtcacggaagtaaaggatggactacaacagagctgtttggagcagtttgtgaacagcgttttctgttggagatgatAAGTCCCTTTGgagtggactttgggctttttcactttattaacgtataacatgcacaaaaaggtatataacacaataaaggaaaagggaaaaaaagccaaaaagaataatatgagcactttcaTAAATATCAATTTGTTTGTAGTTTCAAAATTGTTATTTAGAATCATTCAACACAAGTGTTTTTATGATATAAAGAAGAACTAGTCAAAGTCCCATATAGGTTCTTTCATTTAGAACCTTAACAACCTTGACTCATTGGACTCTGACGCAGAGGCGGAACAAAGCCACTATCATCCGTCTCCTCTTTACAGTATATAAGGTGATAAAGTAGTCAGatatcatgtttatttattaaccTTATACTCTGCTTTTTATGTCC contains these protein-coding regions:
- the hsd11b1la gene encoding hydroxysteroid 11-beta-dehydrogenase 1-like protein, with amino-acid sequence MGTFTKILLASICVAFIAVKWTAPSFDAESLRGARVLVTGASTGIGEQIAYHYARFGAQIVITARREKVLQQVAEKCLGLGAQKALYIAADMANESDPDKVVDFALEKLGGLDYLVLNHIGPTPFSMWEGDVEHTKWLMKVNFFSYIQMAWKALASLEQSKGSLVVVSSLLGKMPSPFVAPYTSTKFALNGFFGALHHELAMKKSNVSISICTLGLIDTESAMEKVSGVTSVPAYPAADAALNIIITGATRQLELFYPWFTHVLTVTKDLFPSITNYVIQNSYKYTP